A part of Leptolyngbya sp. CCY15150 genomic DNA contains:
- a CDS encoding iron-containing alcohol dehydrogenase yields the protein MTAEIYTYNFPTRIRFGAGARTELSQTLAQIGIHRPMIVTDRDVVTLPWFSEIPDALTLPVATFSGVWGNPVVSQVGAGLRTWQEHGADGIVAIGGGAPMDVAKAIALMANHPGHLFDYEDGKPDGRSVDQPVPPIVAIPTTAGTGSEVGRSTVISDDQTHAKKIMFDPQLLPAVVLADPELLLGLPAGITAATGMDALTHLIEAYLAKGYHPICDGIALEGISLVAQHLTNCVQFARRQRAGEMLTPEDHQAHLAARGGMLNASMMGAIAFQKGLGVTHSCAHALSTVCNTHHGLANGVMLSAAMRFNIVTEGDRFLRMARVVNPLATSGYQFLEWIDALRMGIGIPGTLTELEVSSDVLDKLVMVAEQDGCHPLNPRPVTKDDFYAIYQDALGAAP from the coding sequence GTGACTGCTGAGATTTACACCTACAACTTCCCAACCCGGATTCGATTTGGTGCTGGTGCCCGCACAGAGCTTTCCCAGACCTTAGCCCAGATCGGCATCCATCGACCGATGATTGTCACCGATCGCGATGTAGTCACCCTGCCTTGGTTTTCCGAGATTCCCGATGCACTCACCTTGCCCGTCGCCACCTTCAGCGGCGTCTGGGGCAATCCGGTGGTCTCCCAGGTTGGGGCAGGGCTTAGGACATGGCAAGAACATGGTGCCGATGGCATTGTGGCTATTGGTGGCGGTGCGCCGATGGATGTGGCCAAGGCGATCGCCCTCATGGCTAACCATCCGGGGCATTTGTTTGACTACGAGGATGGTAAACCAGACGGGCGATCGGTGGATCAACCTGTGCCGCCCATTGTGGCGATTCCTACGACCGCAGGCACGGGCAGCGAAGTGGGGCGCAGCACCGTGATCTCTGATGATCAGACCCATGCCAAAAAAATTATGTTCGACCCTCAGCTCCTGCCCGCTGTGGTGCTAGCCGATCCGGAGTTGCTGCTGGGGCTGCCGGCAGGGATCACCGCCGCTACGGGCATGGATGCCTTGACCCATTTAATTGAAGCCTATTTAGCTAAGGGATATCATCCTATCTGTGATGGCATTGCCCTAGAGGGAATAAGTTTGGTTGCCCAGCATCTAACCAACTGTGTACAGTTTGCCCGACGGCAAAGGGCAGGGGAGATGCTGACGCCGGAAGACCATCAGGCACACCTAGCTGCACGGGGCGGGATGCTCAATGCTTCTATGATGGGAGCGATCGCGTTCCAAAAAGGTCTGGGGGTGACTCATTCCTGTGCCCATGCCTTATCTACGGTGTGTAATACTCACCACGGGCTAGCGAATGGGGTGATGCTATCGGCGGCAATGCGATTCAATATTGTCACCGAGGGCGATCGCTTTTTGCGGATGGCGCGGGTGGTGAACCCCTTGGCCACCAGTGGCTATCAGTTTCTGGAATGGATTGATGCCTTGCGGATGGGTATCGGCATACCCGGCACCTTAACGGAGCTAGAGGTTTCATCTGACGTTCTAGATAAGTTGGTGATGGTGGCAGAACAGGATGGCTGCCATCCCCTCAACCCACGCCCGGTGACTAAGGATGATTTCTACGCCATTTACCAGGATGCCTTAGGCGCTGCTCCATGA